A region of Liolophura sinensis isolate JHLJ2023 chromosome 8, CUHK_Ljap_v2, whole genome shotgun sequence DNA encodes the following proteins:
- the LOC135472823 gene encoding balbiani ring protein 3-like isoform X2 → MRCCDILSLLFISLLLTSSQAQVPAALMKRLRQINLEEFIDEFLRMPQTDPLANNGSSCGVGEQGQECSSSGRIPPNTRSMIMSRVVQPDLCSPHLVTVDVPQHPDPNVVHYPTCILMERCTGCGGTEHEICAPVEVTFVPKVILSPSLNLDGPMDFDGSKMKTIYIEKHLRCEIRCRVQPEDCNYSIHLRYDDEICRCVCKNAHEESSCRLPRRWDEETCQCLCPTITNCDSRNSAFNTDTCRCERRSLSSASSLGLHSSADDLTSETNTDMAELDMSTVNRLRAMVDGENIDPVSTTEEVTTTEVPPSTEPATTTPVPTTAQPCAHKQCSQYWEPALLSNGACGCRPTFDIFSGFPIRKRK, encoded by the exons ATGCGGTGTTGTGACATACTCTCgcttcttttcatttctttgttgCTAACGAGCAGCCAGGCACAA GTGCCTGCTGCCCTCATGAAGCGGTTGAGGCAGATCAATTTGGAGGAGTTTATAGATGAATTCCTGAGAATGCCACAAACAGACCCTCTGG CCAACAATGGATCAAGCTGTGGTGTGGGGGAGCAGGGACAGGAATGCAGCAGCTCAG GTCGTATTCCTCCCAACACCAGAT CGATGATAATGTCGCGTGTGGTGCAGCCAGACCTGTGCTCCCCTCACCTGGTGACTGTGGATGTACCTCAACATCCTGACCCTAATGTGGTGCACTACCCCACCTGTATCCTCATGGAGCGCTGCACAGGGTGCGGTGGCACAGAGCACGAGATATGCGCTCCTGTAGAGGTGACATTTGTTCCTAAAGTG ATTCTTTCCCCCAGCCTTAATCTGGATGGCCCCATGGACTTTGACGGCTCCAAGATGAAGACTATTTATATTGAGAAGCACCTGAGGTGTGAAATAAGATGCCGCGTTCAGCCTGAGGACTGCAATTACAGTATCCACCTCAGATATGACGATGAAATATGCCGTTGTGTCTGTAAGAATGCCCATGAGGAATCTAGTTGTCGCCTTCCCAGGCGCTGGGATGAGGAAACATGTCAGTGTCTCTGCCCCACTATCACAAATTGTGACTCCAGGAATTCTGCCTTCAACACTGACACATGCAG ATGTGAACGTCGCTCCCTGAGCTCTGCATCCAGCCTGGGTCTGCATTCCTCCGCTGATGACCTAACCAGTGAGACAAACACAGACATGGCCGAATTGGACATGTCCACGGTAAACAGGCTGAGAGCGATGGTGGACGGGGAGAACATTGACCCTGTGTCCACAACAGAGGAGGTGACCACTACAGAGGTGCCCCCCAGTACAGAGCCAGCCACCACCACCCCAGTCCCTACCACTGCACAGCCCTGCGCCCACAAGCAGTGTAGCCAGTACTGGGAACCTGCACTGCTCAGTAATGGAGCCTGTGGCTGCAGGCcaacttttgacattttctcTGGCTTTCCAATCAGAAAGAGAAAATAA
- the LOC135472824 gene encoding cyclin-G2-like isoform X1 → MVNNQNIRDHGHEESWTSDQCRMEMLEQLQRHIPVNHWEKSVFPQLSSLVKKVAEDLKHRSNVQHVENYRELSNPDKAYRRKLREIAVFNLRCLKAFFSCGSEVLISATYMLDCFLSKVRVQTKYMSCLTAACFGIASDVHASGSTSPSPEEFSRLHRRAWSPSDFIRMENKVMEKLNCNLSPPVTSLTFLQSYYEMICLVDRQVFTQGLWQSLTSKLEACLSSSQFNLFRPCTLALSVLDVVLQDFCDTINAAEVVRVVFILQAFCQISDAELYECNEAVVSMQNKYQSQKLYVRSSLRKRIRPLIPRPCLPAIPEEVTIQSYAAAVRLGLS, encoded by the exons ATGGTCAACAATCAGAACATCAGAGATCATGGGCATGAAGAGAGTTGGACATCTGATCAGTGTAGGATGGAGATGTTAGAACAACTACAGAGACATATTCCTGTAAACCACTGGGAAAAA TCTGTTTTTCCCCAGCTATCCAGTTTGGTGAAGAAAGTTGCAGAAGACTTGAAACACCGATCCAATGTACAGCATGTGGAAAACTACCGTGAATTG tCAAACCCAGACAAGGCTTACCGGAGGAAGTTGAGGGAAATTGCAGTATTCAACCTGCGTTGTTTGAAAGCTTTTTTTTCCTGTGGCTCAGAAGTCCTGATTTCTGCAACATATATGTTGGATTGTTTTCTGTCAAAAGTGCGa GTCCAGACAAAGTACATGTCGTGTTTGACTGCTGCATGCTTTGGAATTGCTTCTGATGTCCATGCCTCCGGTTCC ACATCACCATCTCCAGAAGAATTTTCCCGATTACACCGTAGGGCGTGGTCTCCATCTGATTTCATCCGCATGGAAAATAAAGTGATGGAAAAGCTGAATTGCAACCTGAGCCCACCAGTGACATCTCTCACCTTTTTACAGAGCTACTATGAAATGATTTGCTTGGTGGATCGACAGGTCTTCACTCAGGGCCTGTGGCAGTCCTTGACATCTAAGCTGGAGGCCTGTCTCTCGAGCAGCCAGTTTAACTTATTCCGA CCCTGTACCCTGGCTTTGTCTGTGCTAGACGTTGTTCTTCAGGATTTCTGTGATACCATTAATGCAGCAGAGGTTGTCAGAGTAGTGTTCATCTTGCAGGCATTTTGCCAG ATATCTGATGCTGAGCTGTATGAATGTAATGAAGCTGTTGTGAGCATGCAGAATAAGTACCAAAGTCAGAAGCTGTACGTGAGGAGCAGTCTGAGGAAACGAATCCGTCCCTTAATCCCTCGTCCCTGTCTTCCTGCTATCCCAGAAGAGGTGACCATACAGTCCTATGCAGCAGCCGTACGTTTAGG CCTGAGCTAA
- the LOC135472824 gene encoding cyclin-G2-like isoform X2 has translation MVNNQNIRDHGHEESWTSDQCRMEMLEQLQRHIPVNHWEKLSSLVKKVAEDLKHRSNVQHVENYRELSNPDKAYRRKLREIAVFNLRCLKAFFSCGSEVLISATYMLDCFLSKVRVQTKYMSCLTAACFGIASDVHASGSTSPSPEEFSRLHRRAWSPSDFIRMENKVMEKLNCNLSPPVTSLTFLQSYYEMICLVDRQVFTQGLWQSLTSKLEACLSSSQFNLFRPCTLALSVLDVVLQDFCDTINAAEVVRVVFILQAFCQISDAELYECNEAVVSMQNKYQSQKLYVRSSLRKRIRPLIPRPCLPAIPEEVTIQSYAAAVRLGLS, from the exons ATGGTCAACAATCAGAACATCAGAGATCATGGGCATGAAGAGAGTTGGACATCTGATCAGTGTAGGATGGAGATGTTAGAACAACTACAGAGACATATTCCTGTAAACCACTGGGAAAAA CTATCCAGTTTGGTGAAGAAAGTTGCAGAAGACTTGAAACACCGATCCAATGTACAGCATGTGGAAAACTACCGTGAATTG tCAAACCCAGACAAGGCTTACCGGAGGAAGTTGAGGGAAATTGCAGTATTCAACCTGCGTTGTTTGAAAGCTTTTTTTTCCTGTGGCTCAGAAGTCCTGATTTCTGCAACATATATGTTGGATTGTTTTCTGTCAAAAGTGCGa GTCCAGACAAAGTACATGTCGTGTTTGACTGCTGCATGCTTTGGAATTGCTTCTGATGTCCATGCCTCCGGTTCC ACATCACCATCTCCAGAAGAATTTTCCCGATTACACCGTAGGGCGTGGTCTCCATCTGATTTCATCCGCATGGAAAATAAAGTGATGGAAAAGCTGAATTGCAACCTGAGCCCACCAGTGACATCTCTCACCTTTTTACAGAGCTACTATGAAATGATTTGCTTGGTGGATCGACAGGTCTTCACTCAGGGCCTGTGGCAGTCCTTGACATCTAAGCTGGAGGCCTGTCTCTCGAGCAGCCAGTTTAACTTATTCCGA CCCTGTACCCTGGCTTTGTCTGTGCTAGACGTTGTTCTTCAGGATTTCTGTGATACCATTAATGCAGCAGAGGTTGTCAGAGTAGTGTTCATCTTGCAGGCATTTTGCCAG ATATCTGATGCTGAGCTGTATGAATGTAATGAAGCTGTTGTGAGCATGCAGAATAAGTACCAAAGTCAGAAGCTGTACGTGAGGAGCAGTCTGAGGAAACGAATCCGTCCCTTAATCCCTCGTCCCTGTCTTCCTGCTATCCCAGAAGAGGTGACCATACAGTCCTATGCAGCAGCCGTACGTTTAGG CCTGAGCTAA
- the LOC135472823 gene encoding balbiani ring protein 3-like isoform X1 translates to MWYTTKKYCTGSTYWSGWQELYNNSLDNQVPAALMKRLRQINLEEFIDEFLRMPQTDPLANNGSSCGVGEQGQECSSSGRIPPNTRSMIMSRVVQPDLCSPHLVTVDVPQHPDPNVVHYPTCILMERCTGCGGTEHEICAPVEVTFVPKVILSPSLNLDGPMDFDGSKMKTIYIEKHLRCEIRCRVQPEDCNYSIHLRYDDEICRCVCKNAHEESSCRLPRRWDEETCQCLCPTITNCDSRNSAFNTDTCRCERRSLSSASSLGLHSSADDLTSETNTDMAELDMSTVNRLRAMVDGENIDPVSTTEEVTTTEVPPSTEPATTTPVPTTAQPCAHKQCSQYWEPALLSNGACGCRPTFDIFSGFPIRKRK, encoded by the exons ATGTGGTACACTACAAAGAAGTACTGTACAGGTAGTACATACTGGTCAGGATGGCAAGAACTATACAACAACAGCCTGGACAATCAG GTGCCTGCTGCCCTCATGAAGCGGTTGAGGCAGATCAATTTGGAGGAGTTTATAGATGAATTCCTGAGAATGCCACAAACAGACCCTCTGG CCAACAATGGATCAAGCTGTGGTGTGGGGGAGCAGGGACAGGAATGCAGCAGCTCAG GTCGTATTCCTCCCAACACCAGAT CGATGATAATGTCGCGTGTGGTGCAGCCAGACCTGTGCTCCCCTCACCTGGTGACTGTGGATGTACCTCAACATCCTGACCCTAATGTGGTGCACTACCCCACCTGTATCCTCATGGAGCGCTGCACAGGGTGCGGTGGCACAGAGCACGAGATATGCGCTCCTGTAGAGGTGACATTTGTTCCTAAAGTG ATTCTTTCCCCCAGCCTTAATCTGGATGGCCCCATGGACTTTGACGGCTCCAAGATGAAGACTATTTATATTGAGAAGCACCTGAGGTGTGAAATAAGATGCCGCGTTCAGCCTGAGGACTGCAATTACAGTATCCACCTCAGATATGACGATGAAATATGCCGTTGTGTCTGTAAGAATGCCCATGAGGAATCTAGTTGTCGCCTTCCCAGGCGCTGGGATGAGGAAACATGTCAGTGTCTCTGCCCCACTATCACAAATTGTGACTCCAGGAATTCTGCCTTCAACACTGACACATGCAG ATGTGAACGTCGCTCCCTGAGCTCTGCATCCAGCCTGGGTCTGCATTCCTCCGCTGATGACCTAACCAGTGAGACAAACACAGACATGGCCGAATTGGACATGTCCACGGTAAACAGGCTGAGAGCGATGGTGGACGGGGAGAACATTGACCCTGTGTCCACAACAGAGGAGGTGACCACTACAGAGGTGCCCCCCAGTACAGAGCCAGCCACCACCACCCCAGTCCCTACCACTGCACAGCCCTGCGCCCACAAGCAGTGTAGCCAGTACTGGGAACCTGCACTGCTCAGTAATGGAGCCTGTGGCTGCAGGCcaacttttgacattttctcTGGCTTTCCAATCAGAAAGAGAAAATAA
- the LOC135472306 gene encoding probable DNA repair protein RAD50, whose product MKILMINKKRDTDELCTNQSSKKSDTGELCTNQSSKKSDTGELCTNQSSKKSNTDELCTNQSSKKSNTDEFCTNQSSKKSDTDELCTNQSSKKSNTDELCTIQSSKRGNTDELCTNQSSKKSDTDELCTNQSSKKSDTDELCTNQSSKKSNTDELCTNQSSKKSNTDELCTNQSSKKSDTGEFCTNQSSKKSDTDELCTNQSSKKSDTDELCTNQSSKKSDTDELCTNQKYLRMSTVVPRFHINVFCLLLDGGLLIATAFKFHP is encoded by the exons ATGAAGATTCTTATGATAAA TAAAAAGAGAGACACAGACGAGCTTTGCACAAATCAATCCAGTAAAAAGAGTGACACAGGCGAGCTTTGCACAAATCAATCCAGTAAAAAGAGTGACACAGGCGAGCTTTGCACAAATCAATCCAGTAAAAAGAGTAACACAGACGAGCTTTGCACAAATCAATCCAGTAAAAAGAGTAACACAGACGAGTTTTGCACAAATCAATCCAGTAAAAAGAGTGACACAGACGAGCTTTGCACAAATCAATCCAGTAAAAAGAGTAACACAGATGAGCTTTGCACAATTCAATCCAGTAAAAGA GGTAACACAGACGAGCTTTGCACAAATCAATCCAGTAAAAAGAGTGACACAGACGAGCTTTGCACAAATCAATCCAGTAAAAAGAGTGACACAGACGAGCTTTGCACAAATCAATCCAGTAAAAAGAGTAACACAGACGAGCTTTGCACAAATCAATCCAGTAAAAAGAGTAACACAGACGAGCTTTGCACAAATCAATCCAGTAAAAAGAGTGACACAG GCGAGTTTTGCACAAATCAATCCAGTAAAAAGAGTGACACAGACGAGCTTTGCACAAATCAATCCAGTAAAAAGAGTGACACAGACGAGCTTTGCACAAATCAATCCAGTAAAAAGAGTGACACAGACGAGCTTTGCACAAATCAAAAGTACCTCAGGATGAGTACTGTTGTTCCACGCTTTCACATTAATGTGTTTTGTCTGCTTCTGGATGGCGGATTGCTTATTGCAACTGCCTTTAAGTTTCACCCATGA